Proteins from one Mucilaginibacter jinjuensis genomic window:
- a CDS encoding Fic family protein: MTSTFRHSDLNIIKPTFDSPVTDLVIDLEKLRERRLSGTTHPQIFFQLKHIFHLLESIGSARIEGNNTTIAEYIEIKIEGNNDVSEQIREIQNIEKAMIFIDENIKDNSINRAFISEVHKLIVEDLTPPPNGEGDKTPGDYRKHDLSITKSTHKPPSWMLVENYMNELINFINTDQSPKYDLLKVAIAHHRFVWIHPFGNGNGRTVRLFTYAMLVKLGFNVNIGNRILNPTAIFCSDREEYYEHLSAADTNEEAGILQWCEYVLNGLKIEIEKIDKLLDYNYLKQEILFPMIDFSAERRIITEIEGKILKVAITEQIIQASDIKHIFPDKSQSEISRQIKKLIDKKMLIPAGAENARKYVIRFDNNYLLRGIIKVLGEKGFLPIAETKTS; encoded by the coding sequence ATGACATCAACTTTTCGCCATTCAGATCTAAATATAATAAAGCCAACGTTTGATTCCCCTGTTACTGACCTCGTAATTGATTTAGAGAAATTAAGAGAACGCAGATTGAGCGGCACAACTCATCCCCAAATCTTCTTTCAACTAAAACACATCTTTCATCTTTTAGAAAGCATAGGATCTGCCAGAATTGAAGGAAATAATACAACAATTGCTGAATACATTGAAATTAAGATAGAAGGGAACAATGATGTATCTGAGCAAATAAGGGAAATTCAGAATATCGAAAAAGCAATGATATTTATTGATGAGAACATAAAAGACAATTCGATTAATAGAGCCTTTATTAGCGAAGTTCATAAACTTATTGTAGAAGATTTAACCCCACCACCAAATGGAGAAGGAGACAAAACTCCGGGAGATTATCGAAAGCACGATTTAAGCATTACCAAATCTACCCACAAACCACCTTCATGGATGCTTGTTGAAAATTACATGAATGAATTAATAAATTTTATCAATACAGATCAAAGCCCTAAATATGATCTTCTAAAAGTAGCAATAGCTCATCATAGATTTGTATGGATACACCCTTTTGGAAATGGAAATGGCAGAACTGTGAGATTATTCACTTATGCGATGTTAGTAAAACTTGGCTTCAACGTTAATATTGGAAATAGAATTTTAAATCCTACTGCTATATTTTGCAGTGATAGAGAAGAGTATTATGAACATTTAAGCGCTGCTGATACTAACGAAGAAGCTGGCATACTTCAGTGGTGTGAATATGTTTTAAATGGTTTAAAAATTGAGATCGAAAAGATTGATAAATTATTAGATTATAATTATTTAAAACAAGAGATTCTTTTTCCAATGATTGATTTTTCTGCTGAACGAAGAATCATTACTGAAATTGAGGGCAAAATATTAAAAGTTGCGATTACAGAACAAATTATACAAGCGTCGGATATAAAACACATTTTTCCGGATAAATCACAATCCGAAATCTCTCGTCAGATTAAAAAATTAATTGACAAGAAGATGCTGATACCTGCTGGTGCTGAAAATGCAAGAAAATATGTGATAAGATTTGATAACAATTATTTATTAAGAGGCATTATAAAAGTTTTAGGCGAAAAAGGATTTTTGCCTATTGCAGAAACCAAAACTTCATAA